The Sorangiineae bacterium MSr11367 genome window below encodes:
- a CDS encoding SDR family oxidoreductase, whose amino-acid sequence MSGDKVALVTGASRGIGRSIAVRLARDGFDVVINYLRNEDAAKQTLALVEKEGRRGWVACANVGEPDEVAAMMRSLGHLSRLDVLVHNAAIGTFKPLLDIRPNQIELAFKVNVCALLWLVKGALPLMGPGSKIVALSSVGGSRVVPNYGVVGPSKAALESLIRYLAVDLRPRGITVNAVSGGLVDTDALRAFPDWEKLAADAVAATPGGRLGGADEIASVVASLASGQLDWMCGQILRADGGATLR is encoded by the coding sequence ATGAGCGGCGACAAAGTCGCGCTCGTGACCGGCGCCTCGCGCGGCATCGGGAGGAGCATCGCGGTGCGCCTGGCGCGCGACGGGTTCGACGTCGTCATCAATTACCTGCGCAACGAGGATGCGGCCAAGCAGACCCTGGCGCTGGTCGAGAAGGAAGGCCGTCGCGGTTGGGTGGCCTGCGCCAATGTCGGGGAGCCCGACGAAGTGGCGGCGATGATGCGTTCCCTGGGTCACCTGTCGAGGCTCGACGTGCTCGTTCACAACGCGGCGATCGGGACGTTCAAGCCGCTGCTCGACATCCGCCCAAACCAGATCGAGCTCGCCTTCAAGGTCAACGTCTGCGCCCTCTTGTGGCTCGTCAAAGGCGCGCTTCCGCTCATGGGGCCGGGCAGCAAGATCGTCGCGCTGTCGAGCGTGGGCGGCTCGCGGGTCGTGCCCAATTACGGCGTCGTCGGACCCTCGAAAGCCGCACTGGAGAGCCTGATTCGCTACCTTGCCGTCGACCTCCGGCCGCGCGGCATCACCGTCAATGCCGTGTCCGGAGGCCTCGTCGACACCGACGCACTTCGCGCCTTTCCCGATTGGGAGAAGCTTGCGGCGGATGCGGTCGCGGCCACGCCGGGTGGACGGCTCGGCGGCGCCGACGAGATCGCGTCCGTCGTGGCCAGCCTCGCCAGCGGGCAGCTCGATTGGATGTGCGGTCAGATCTTGCGGGCCGACGGCGGGGCGACCTTGCGATGA
- a CDS encoding MaoC family dehydratase N-terminal domain-containing protein — MTTLVSELQQLLARPCAPITSLVERGAVTRFAEAVGDPILLDVDGQLRVPSTFLASLPYERPPLPAGGDDHLINAENSFTFDRAPVIGEAITTTASFTRVAQRGPLVELGLEVRYADARGARVGAVTVRFIVDFEGVCAGSLGEASREPAPPLAAVPRFVPHGVTRARGEVPAGAEVDLASLRTGDRLPPFTKAPLSTMQFVQYAGASGDFNPLHYDSRYAARAGFPDVIAPGLLKMAFFAQHMMLCAGPSAELRRLEAKYVGFDVPGQELTSHAMVREVATVEGRRIVHADLSLQDRHGDAATLGRAILESAMVKAAGVR; from the coding sequence ATGACCACGCTCGTGTCCGAGCTCCAGCAGCTGCTCGCGCGGCCGTGTGCGCCGATCACGAGCCTCGTGGAGCGGGGCGCGGTCACGCGGTTTGCCGAGGCGGTGGGCGATCCGATTCTTCTCGATGTCGATGGGCAGCTGCGCGTTCCATCGACGTTCCTGGCGTCGCTTCCGTACGAGCGGCCGCCCCTTCCCGCGGGCGGGGACGATCACCTCATCAACGCGGAGAACTCGTTCACGTTCGATCGAGCCCCGGTGATCGGCGAGGCGATCACGACGACCGCATCGTTCACGCGGGTCGCGCAACGCGGGCCGCTCGTGGAGCTCGGGCTCGAGGTGCGCTACGCGGATGCGCGTGGGGCGCGGGTCGGGGCGGTGACGGTGCGGTTCATCGTCGATTTCGAGGGGGTCTGCGCGGGAAGCCTGGGCGAAGCCTCCCGCGAGCCGGCGCCGCCCCTCGCTGCCGTGCCGCGCTTCGTCCCGCACGGTGTCACGCGTGCGCGGGGGGAGGTGCCGGCCGGTGCCGAGGTGGATCTCGCGAGCTTGCGAACCGGGGACCGGTTGCCGCCGTTCACGAAGGCGCCACTGAGCACGATGCAATTCGTCCAGTATGCGGGGGCTTCGGGCGACTTCAATCCATTGCACTACGATAGCCGCTACGCCGCGCGGGCTGGCTTCCCGGACGTCATCGCGCCGGGGCTCTTGAAGATGGCGTTCTTCGCCCAGCACATGATGCTTTGCGCCGGCCCGTCGGCGGAGCTCCGCCGTCTCGAGGCCAAGTACGTAGGGTTCGACGTTCCGGGGCAGGAGCTCACGTCGCACGCGATGGTTCGCGAGGTGGCCACCGTTGAGGGGCGGCGGATCGTGCATGCCGATCTGTCCCTCCAGGATCGGCACGGGGATGCGGCCACCCTCGGGCGCGCCATCCTCGAGTCCGCGATGGTGAAGGCTGCGGGCGTGCGATGA
- a CDS encoding alpha/beta hydrolase — protein MSAESNWWREYLWGDDGLLLHARVTGTSGAPLVLCHGFGLSAFAWDRMVVNLPERRIVAIDFRGHGDSEWDPTACYDRAAIAEDVRAILDALAIERCILVGHSFGGDIVARLAREHASRVAGLVLIDVGPEIRPSGMRLVRGLTDRMPAVYTSRAEYREWLETIYPLADALALTILAANGLRTGPDGGFESKLDPAFRRAMFAFEETASQDARWALLETIQQPTLIVRGAESVVLSEHTAQRMTRVLKKGCHAVVPDAGHSVMLDNPRGMATVLQDFLGRVA, from the coding sequence ATGAGCGCCGAATCGAATTGGTGGCGCGAATACCTCTGGGGCGACGATGGCCTCCTCCTCCACGCACGCGTCACGGGGACGAGCGGTGCTCCGCTGGTCCTGTGCCACGGCTTCGGTCTGTCCGCGTTCGCCTGGGACCGCATGGTGGTGAACCTTCCGGAGAGGCGCATCGTGGCCATCGACTTCCGAGGCCACGGCGACTCGGAGTGGGATCCCACCGCGTGCTACGACCGAGCGGCCATCGCCGAGGACGTGCGGGCCATCTTGGACGCGCTCGCGATCGAGCGCTGCATCCTCGTCGGCCACTCGTTCGGCGGTGACATCGTGGCGCGGCTTGCCCGCGAGCATGCGTCGCGGGTTGCCGGGCTCGTGCTCATCGACGTCGGCCCCGAGATCCGTCCATCGGGCATGCGCCTGGTGCGCGGGCTCACCGACCGGATGCCGGCGGTCTACACCTCGCGCGCCGAATACCGCGAATGGCTCGAGACGATTTACCCGCTCGCGGACGCGCTGGCGCTGACCATCCTTGCCGCGAATGGGCTACGCACGGGGCCCGACGGAGGGTTCGAGTCGAAGCTCGATCCCGCGTTCCGTCGGGCGATGTTCGCCTTCGAGGAGACCGCGTCGCAAGATGCTCGGTGGGCGCTGCTCGAGACGATCCAGCAGCCGACGCTCATCGTGCGCGGTGCTGAATCCGTGGTCCTCTCCGAGCACACCGCGCAGCGAATGACGCGCGTCCTCAAAAAAGGCTGTCACGCGGTGGTGCCGGACGCAGGTCACTCCGTGATGCTCGACAACCCGCGAGGCATGGCCACCGTGCTCCAGGATTTCCTGGGCAGGGTGGCCTGA
- a CDS encoding ferredoxin--NADP reductase, producing the protein MRAETIGARPSATRVVRVAKNDSAPTPTPMTLGARVVVVADVVRETDDAVSLVLRDPSGAPFVFSPGQFLTLIVEVAGERLRRSYSISSSADVTDTATVTVKRVAGGKVSGHLVERAQAGMHIEVLGPAGAFTPSSHALVLFAGGSGITPMMSIARTTLARDPEARIALIYGSRSARDIIFKEALDALVREHAPRLVVRHVLGEALDRTVAARELDALGGEHAGRPETEYFMCGPEPMMQEVRLALGARGVPDAAVREEKFTPARPLRVAPANDAPRAENTVQLRVRREGTDPAIEVRIPTNVPILQAALAAGVELPYSCTEGGCGACRVHVDDPSTIDMDVANCLSSKEIREGYILTCVSRARGNVELQVE; encoded by the coding sequence ATGCGTGCCGAGACCATCGGCGCGCGCCCCTCGGCGACGCGCGTGGTTCGCGTCGCCAAAAACGATAGCGCGCCCACGCCCACGCCCATGACCCTCGGCGCACGCGTGGTGGTGGTCGCGGACGTCGTGCGCGAGACCGACGATGCCGTGAGTTTGGTCCTGCGCGATCCGAGTGGGGCGCCCTTCGTATTTTCGCCCGGGCAGTTCTTGACCTTGATCGTGGAGGTGGCGGGCGAGCGGCTCCGGCGTTCCTATTCGATTTCGTCGTCGGCGGACGTGACCGATACGGCGACGGTCACGGTAAAGCGGGTGGCAGGCGGGAAGGTCTCGGGACACCTCGTCGAGCGCGCACAGGCCGGGATGCACATCGAGGTGCTCGGGCCCGCGGGTGCCTTTACACCGTCGTCGCACGCGCTGGTGCTGTTCGCGGGCGGGAGCGGGATCACGCCGATGATGAGCATCGCCCGGACGACGCTCGCCCGCGATCCCGAGGCGCGGATCGCCCTCATTTATGGGAGCCGGAGCGCACGCGACATCATTTTCAAGGAGGCCCTCGACGCGCTGGTGCGCGAGCACGCGCCGCGGCTGGTGGTGCGCCATGTCCTGGGCGAGGCACTCGATCGAACGGTCGCTGCACGCGAACTCGATGCGCTCGGCGGCGAGCATGCCGGGCGCCCCGAGACCGAGTACTTCATGTGCGGCCCCGAGCCGATGATGCAGGAGGTGCGCCTGGCGCTCGGCGCCCGCGGTGTTCCCGACGCGGCGGTGCGCGAGGAGAAGTTCACCCCGGCGCGCCCCCTTCGCGTCGCGCCGGCCAACGACGCTCCGCGCGCGGAGAACACCGTGCAGCTCCGCGTGCGGCGCGAAGGGACCGATCCCGCGATCGAGGTTCGAATCCCCACCAACGTGCCGATCCTCCAGGCCGCACTCGCGGCAGGTGTCGAGCTCCCGTATTCGTGCACGGAAGGAGGGTGTGGCGCGTGCCGTGTCCATGTGGACGACCCCTCGACGATCGACATGGACGTGGCCAACTGCCTGTCGTCGAAGGAGATCCGGGAGGGGTACATCCTCACGTGCGTCTCGCGGGCACGCGGCAATGTGGAGTTGCAGGTGGAGTGA
- a CDS encoding DUF3857 domain-containing protein has translation MAPNRTFGSGVRLLHGLVFACVVLLLACDARGAASWALQPAPSWRTVVPVEIGGLGPAPASPNGSRYLLYDHQVRIHERALESYWHWARVITNEAGLQSNSQVSIEFDASFQRLLLHSIVVRRGSEVLNRLTRDAVKIIQRERGLDDHVYDGRNSAIVFLTDLRVGDVVEYAYTLEGADPTLGGRYADTMMLGAPEPIDRLYVRLVMPHGRRVAIAMHGPPGNEVPVAEPRAVGNDDEYVWNLPGTKAQPAETGVPSWYDLYPWVQISEYETWQQVAEWGTELFRVRSSPRLHDWAAKTLRESGSADEFLARTIRFVQDEVRYLGIEVGLGRRKPADPDVVFQRRYGDCKDKTALLVALLQEAGTGFRARPALVHTTHGHVLDAWAPSPAAFDHVIVRVEKPDGVIYWVDPTATLQGGALERLRDTPFERVLILDAKSTDLEAVTNGTPSDPSPWIRDHIVVPSPGSSDAARLDSERRYEGAMADAMRGTFRTQTPEQLTKGYLELYKADYPAIGEREPLEQVDDRARNVITVTAHFTIPNFWVWQANEGRHIASVFARSIERSLARPAEDRKVPLAVPYPLRVRHVVELELPFDLTSDMAATETVTSPAMELVFEPTYANRALYYQYDLTTYAPEVEPKDAKVHAEKIDRVQQIVARSITYRTPPADGFNWGVFAVVLVSTALAIAGAVRVYRPSQGRSKRTKRGLRPMPVGGLLVLLGLQVAVAPFILFVRSVFDLHTVFSLAVWRSLTTVGLHTYRPGLAVVIVVEQIAALGLTIYAVLLAGLFFTKRRVFPFHCTVYLLIAIAYAILEAVAVQTWLVERPQATASAGAVFTTLAWSALWILYLRGSRRVGATFVRG, from the coding sequence GTGGCCCCCAATCGAACCTTCGGTTCAGGTGTTCGTCTCCTCCATGGGCTGGTCTTCGCGTGCGTCGTGCTTCTGCTCGCGTGCGATGCGCGCGGTGCGGCATCATGGGCGCTGCAGCCCGCCCCCTCGTGGCGCACCGTCGTTCCCGTGGAAATCGGCGGCCTGGGTCCTGCGCCCGCCTCGCCGAATGGCAGTCGCTATCTGCTGTACGATCATCAGGTTCGCATTCACGAGCGTGCCCTGGAGTCGTATTGGCATTGGGCACGCGTCATTACCAACGAGGCGGGGTTGCAGAGCAACTCGCAGGTTTCCATCGAGTTCGACGCCAGCTTTCAACGGCTTCTGCTGCACTCGATCGTGGTGCGGCGCGGTTCGGAGGTGCTCAATCGCCTGACCCGCGATGCCGTCAAGATCATCCAAAGGGAGCGAGGCCTGGACGATCATGTTTACGACGGGCGAAACTCGGCCATCGTTTTTCTGACCGACCTGCGGGTGGGCGACGTCGTCGAATATGCCTACACCTTGGAAGGCGCCGATCCGACCTTGGGCGGGCGCTATGCGGACACGATGATGCTCGGCGCGCCCGAGCCCATCGATCGCCTGTACGTGCGCCTGGTGATGCCCCACGGGCGGCGCGTGGCCATTGCCATGCACGGCCCTCCTGGGAACGAAGTGCCCGTCGCCGAGCCGCGTGCGGTCGGCAACGATGACGAGTACGTCTGGAACCTGCCGGGAACGAAGGCCCAACCGGCCGAAACCGGGGTGCCTTCTTGGTACGACCTGTATCCCTGGGTGCAAATATCGGAATACGAAACATGGCAGCAAGTCGCGGAATGGGGCACCGAGCTCTTTCGCGTCCGCTCGAGTCCTCGGCTGCACGATTGGGCGGCGAAGACCCTGCGCGAAAGCGGGTCTGCGGACGAGTTTTTGGCGCGAACCATTCGTTTCGTGCAGGACGAAGTCCGCTATTTGGGGATCGAGGTTGGCCTCGGGCGTCGAAAACCCGCCGACCCCGACGTCGTCTTCCAGCGGCGATATGGGGATTGCAAAGACAAGACGGCGCTGCTCGTTGCGCTTTTGCAAGAGGCGGGAACGGGATTTCGAGCGCGTCCGGCGCTGGTCCATACCACGCACGGGCACGTCCTCGATGCGTGGGCACCGAGCCCGGCGGCGTTCGATCACGTCATCGTTCGCGTCGAGAAGCCGGACGGCGTCATCTATTGGGTCGATCCCACGGCGACCCTCCAAGGCGGTGCGCTCGAGCGCCTGCGTGACACGCCCTTCGAGCGCGTGCTCATTTTGGATGCCAAAAGCACCGATCTCGAGGCGGTGACGAACGGAACGCCCAGCGATCCCTCGCCGTGGATCCGCGATCACATCGTGGTGCCCTCGCCCGGTTCGTCCGATGCGGCGCGCCTCGATTCCGAGCGCCGCTACGAGGGCGCCATGGCCGATGCGATGCGGGGTACGTTTCGCACGCAAACGCCGGAGCAACTCACCAAGGGATACTTGGAGCTCTACAAAGCGGACTATCCAGCGATTGGCGAGAGGGAGCCGCTCGAGCAGGTCGACGATCGCGCGCGCAATGTCATCACCGTGACCGCCCATTTCACGATACCGAACTTCTGGGTGTGGCAGGCGAACGAAGGTCGCCACATTGCCAGCGTGTTCGCGCGCTCCATCGAGCGTTCGCTGGCGCGGCCGGCGGAGGATCGAAAGGTGCCCTTGGCCGTTCCGTACCCGCTTCGCGTGCGTCACGTCGTGGAACTCGAGCTTCCGTTCGATTTGACGTCCGACATGGCCGCGACGGAAACCGTGACCAGCCCCGCCATGGAGCTCGTGTTTGAGCCCACGTACGCGAACCGTGCGCTGTATTATCAATATGATCTCACGACGTATGCCCCCGAGGTGGAGCCGAAGGACGCGAAGGTGCACGCGGAGAAGATCGACCGCGTGCAGCAGATCGTCGCACGGTCCATCACGTACCGCACGCCGCCGGCGGATGGCTTCAATTGGGGTGTCTTCGCGGTGGTGCTCGTCTCCACCGCGCTTGCCATTGCGGGGGCCGTCCGCGTCTATCGCCCGTCCCAAGGTCGGAGCAAGCGCACGAAACGCGGCCTACGGCCGATGCCCGTCGGTGGCTTGCTGGTGCTCCTGGGCCTGCAGGTTGCCGTTGCGCCCTTCATCCTCTTCGTACGGTCCGTATTCGACCTTCATACCGTATTTTCGTTGGCGGTATGGCGCTCGCTCACCACCGTGGGGCTTCACACCTACCGCCCGGGCCTCGCCGTCGTCATCGTGGTCGAGCAGATTGCGGCATTGGGACTTACGATCTATGCGGTCCTGCTCGCGGGCTTGTTCTTCACCAAGAGGCGGGTATTCCCATTTCATTGCACGGTATACCTATTGATAGCGATCGCGTATGCCATTCTCGAGGCAGTCGCGGTCCAAACGTGGCTGGTCGAACGGCCGCAGGCGACGGCGAGCGCGGGCGCCGTCTTTACGACGTTGGCGTGGAGTGCTCTTTGGATCCTCTACCTGCGCGGCTCGCGCCGGGTGGGAGCGACCTTCGTGCGAGGCTGA
- a CDS encoding glutathione S-transferase N-terminal domain-containing protein translates to MSSLSAFPITARWPAQHEDRLQLYSCTTPNGVKVSIMLEEIGLPYEAHSVVISKNESWTPEFLSLNPNGKIPAIIDPNGPGGKPLALFESGAILVYLAEKTGKLLPADPAARYETLQWVFFQMAAIGPMFGQVGFFHKFAGRQIEDKRPLERYTTESKRLLGVLETQLRDRPWIMGEQYTIADVATLGWVRNLIGFYGAGSLVEFDTFPRVGAWLERGLARPAVQRGLTIPA, encoded by the coding sequence ATGTCGAGCTTGTCCGCTTTCCCGATTACTGCCCGCTGGCCTGCCCAGCACGAAGATCGGTTGCAACTCTATTCCTGCACGACCCCCAATGGGGTCAAAGTCTCCATCATGCTGGAGGAGATTGGGCTGCCTTACGAAGCGCACTCGGTCGTGATCAGCAAGAACGAAAGCTGGACCCCCGAGTTTCTTTCCTTGAACCCCAATGGGAAGATCCCGGCCATTATCGATCCGAATGGGCCGGGGGGTAAGCCGCTCGCCCTCTTCGAGTCGGGGGCCATTCTGGTGTACCTGGCCGAGAAGACCGGCAAGCTCCTGCCCGCCGATCCGGCGGCCCGCTACGAAACCCTGCAATGGGTCTTCTTTCAGATGGCGGCCATCGGGCCGATGTTCGGGCAGGTGGGCTTCTTTCACAAATTCGCCGGCCGGCAGATCGAGGACAAGCGTCCGCTCGAGCGCTACACCACCGAGTCGAAACGCCTGCTCGGTGTGCTTGAAACGCAGCTCCGAGACCGCCCGTGGATCATGGGCGAGCAGTACACCATCGCCGATGTGGCCACGCTCGGCTGGGTGCGCAACCTGATTGGCTTCTACGGCGCGGGGAGCTTGGTCGAATTCGACACGTTCCCCCGTGTGGGCGCATGGCTGGAACGTGGCCTTGCACGGCCTGCCGTGCAGCGAGGGTTGACCATCCCCGCGTGA
- a CDS encoding M48 family metalloprotease encodes MDDVKLDFQAWLAARRDSELSDESDALGDELLAWMDEQVVVEKSGWAPELCERVATRLQAADPASIRKRPVVFWSEQRTAFAVPGRYIYVGRRLIEEAMPEDAVAFLFAHELAHHRLGHTKQLVPALRWAKHLPVAQVASFLAVAAVRLATSREQEIDADAWAFERCLEVGYDGRACLRLFDVLRKVAEDYGDLDMAHGPDDVEAAAQRELDKHRQPEWRTALSALLDRGARARWEMGRGYPSIRDRRARLEARLAERA; translated from the coding sequence ATGGACGACGTCAAACTCGACTTCCAAGCGTGGCTCGCAGCCCGGCGTGACAGTGAGCTGTCGGACGAGAGCGATGCGCTGGGCGACGAGCTCTTGGCCTGGATGGACGAACAGGTCGTCGTCGAGAAGAGCGGCTGGGCGCCCGAGCTTTGCGAACGCGTGGCCACACGTCTGCAAGCCGCCGATCCTGCGAGCATCCGCAAGCGACCCGTGGTGTTCTGGTCCGAGCAGCGAACGGCCTTCGCCGTTCCCGGGCGATACATTTACGTTGGCCGGCGCCTCATCGAAGAAGCCATGCCCGAAGATGCCGTGGCCTTTCTCTTCGCGCACGAGCTCGCGCACCACCGGCTCGGCCACACGAAGCAGCTCGTGCCGGCGTTGCGCTGGGCGAAGCACCTCCCCGTGGCCCAAGTGGCCTCCTTCCTCGCCGTGGCCGCGGTGCGCCTCGCCACGTCGCGCGAGCAGGAAATCGACGCCGATGCGTGGGCCTTCGAGCGATGCCTCGAGGTGGGCTACGACGGGCGGGCATGCTTGCGGCTGTTCGACGTGTTGCGAAAGGTCGCCGAAGACTACGGCGATCTGGACATGGCCCACGGCCCCGACGACGTGGAGGCCGCCGCCCAGCGGGAGCTGGACAAGCATCGGCAACCCGAGTGGCGAACCGCCCTTTCAGCCTTGCTCGACCGCGGAGCCCGCGCCCGCTGGGAAATGGGCCGCGGGTATCCATCCATCCGCGATCGACGCGCACGGCTCGAAGCTCGACTCGCCGAGCGCGCGTGA
- a CDS encoding phospholipase D-like domain-containing protein, whose amino-acid sequence MFVRTCRIRWMLGFMVGSLGCAPEASLDANDNAFAEASALEAEPDPVMNKAVFNDPIGTKAAQNAIFIQFARLIDRVPAGEEIQMSFFGWDPPDTDDTADDPDLGARLLAAHARGVRVKVILDLGNTGNAAHTRLANVLGGDDSKPSYVVTCNDQFPNGPKRGCIGTRVVTWSDGSKSYAYNHNKFALFSKVALSSGVVSNVVFQGSSNMGLWDTNESYNNMLTWSDAGTYGAFRTYFEDLRRYRRTSGGNNDYYWATPTGTDYKVHFFPRHERSGQPLDDAASDTVYNALQSVTSCRYNDNGVTRQTDVRVAMWAFNRSVVARKLTQLSKAGCWVDVVFSEASDASLNELRAAGGPQLTRCNFHVGPGIDVRVHSKYMLVDGAYDDDIVPRVFTGSHNYAYSALRQADETLVRVMGRAVHTDYLNNFYRLRDTCRARGGIIR is encoded by the coding sequence ATGTTCGTACGAACGTGTCGAATCCGGTGGATGCTTGGTTTCATGGTGGGGTCGTTGGGGTGCGCGCCCGAGGCGAGCCTCGACGCGAACGACAATGCGTTCGCGGAGGCGAGTGCATTGGAGGCGGAGCCCGATCCGGTGATGAACAAGGCCGTCTTCAACGACCCCATTGGCACCAAGGCCGCCCAAAATGCAATCTTCATTCAATTTGCCCGATTGATCGATCGCGTCCCCGCAGGGGAAGAAATTCAAATGTCCTTCTTCGGGTGGGACCCACCCGATACGGACGACACGGCGGACGATCCGGATCTCGGGGCGCGGCTGTTGGCCGCGCACGCGCGCGGTGTTCGGGTCAAGGTCATTCTGGATCTGGGCAATACGGGAAACGCCGCCCATACCCGGCTGGCGAACGTGCTCGGGGGCGACGACTCGAAGCCCTCGTACGTGGTCACGTGCAACGACCAATTCCCGAATGGCCCCAAGCGAGGCTGCATCGGCACGCGCGTGGTGACATGGTCCGATGGCAGCAAAAGCTACGCGTACAACCACAACAAGTTTGCCCTCTTTTCCAAGGTGGCACTCTCCAGCGGGGTCGTCTCCAACGTGGTCTTCCAAGGCTCCTCGAACATGGGACTTTGGGACACCAACGAGTCGTACAACAATATGCTCACGTGGAGCGATGCGGGGACGTACGGTGCCTTTCGTACCTATTTCGAAGATTTGCGACGTTACCGACGCACCTCGGGTGGCAACAATGATTATTATTGGGCGACGCCCACCGGGACCGACTACAAAGTGCACTTCTTCCCGCGGCACGAGCGCTCCGGTCAGCCCTTGGACGACGCAGCCTCGGACACGGTCTACAACGCATTGCAGAGCGTCACCTCGTGCCGGTACAACGACAACGGCGTGACACGGCAGACGGATGTGCGCGTGGCCATGTGGGCCTTCAATCGCTCCGTGGTGGCCCGCAAACTCACGCAATTGAGCAAGGCAGGCTGCTGGGTCGATGTGGTGTTCTCCGAAGCGAGCGACGCTTCGTTGAACGAACTGCGCGCCGCCGGCGGGCCCCAATTGACCCGGTGCAACTTCCACGTCGGCCCCGGCATCGACGTGCGCGTGCACTCCAAATACATGCTCGTCGATGGCGCGTACGACGACGACATCGTGCCGCGGGTGTTCACCGGCAGCCACAACTACGCCTATTCGGCCCTGCGCCAGGCGGATGAAACGCTGGTCCGCGTCATGGGGCGCGCCGTGCACACGGACTATCTGAATAACTTCTACCGCCTTCGCGATACCTGCCGCGCCCGCGGCGGGATCATCCGCTAA